A genomic segment from Bradyrhizobium diazoefficiens USDA 110 encodes:
- a CDS encoding low specificity L-threonine aldolase, whose amino-acid sequence MVAQERGRDGVVDLRSDTVTLPTAAMLERMQRAPLGDDGREGDPTVRALEARGAALTGKEAALFVPSGTMGNLLAMLAHAERGGEVFADAGAHLLNSELGSVVTIAGLVPKPMPSRRGAMDEAALADAIRGSERPGLIAMETAHNGAGGAVLPPPHMMRIHALGQSNGIPVHLDGARLFNASVALGVPAARIAEHADSVMVCLSKGLSAPVGSLLCGGAAFVARARTLRKLVGGTMRQSGVVAAAGLVALETMIERLSKDHAAARRLAAALSWLDPALADPDQVQTNILRVDVSASGREAAAWAEGVKQRGILVQASGPSQLRLVTHRHIDGAAVDRTIAAFAALGR is encoded by the coding sequence ATGGTCGCGCAAGAGAGAGGCCGCGACGGCGTCGTCGATCTGCGCAGCGACACCGTCACGCTGCCGACGGCCGCGATGCTGGAGCGCATGCAGCGGGCCCCGCTCGGCGACGACGGCCGCGAGGGCGACCCGACCGTCCGCGCGCTCGAAGCGCGGGGCGCCGCGTTGACCGGCAAGGAAGCTGCCCTGTTCGTGCCGAGCGGCACGATGGGCAATCTCCTGGCGATGCTCGCCCATGCCGAGCGCGGCGGAGAGGTCTTCGCCGACGCTGGTGCGCACCTGCTCAACTCCGAGCTCGGCAGCGTCGTGACGATCGCGGGGCTGGTGCCCAAGCCCATGCCGAGCCGTCGCGGTGCAATGGACGAAGCGGCGCTTGCAGACGCGATCCGCGGCTCGGAACGTCCCGGCCTGATCGCAATGGAGACTGCGCATAACGGCGCCGGCGGCGCCGTGCTGCCCCCGCCGCACATGATGCGAATTCACGCGCTCGGACAGAGCAACGGGATCCCCGTGCATCTGGACGGCGCCCGCCTGTTCAATGCCTCGGTCGCGCTCGGCGTGCCGGCGGCACGGATCGCCGAGCATGCCGACAGCGTGATGGTCTGCCTGTCCAAGGGCCTGAGCGCGCCGGTCGGCAGCCTGCTGTGCGGCGGCGCGGCGTTCGTCGCACGGGCGCGCACGTTGCGGAAACTCGTCGGCGGCACCATGCGCCAGTCCGGTGTCGTCGCAGCCGCGGGCCTCGTCGCGCTGGAGACGATGATCGAGCGCCTCTCCAAGGATCACGCGGCAGCAAGGCGGCTCGCCGCGGCCTTGAGCTGGCTCGACCCGGCACTCGCCGATCCCGACCAGGTGCAAACCAACATCCTGCGCGTCGACGTCTCCGCAAGCGGACGCGAGGCCGCCGCATGGGCCGAGGGCGTGAAGCAGCGCGGCATCCTGGTGCAGGCCAGCGGCCCCTCGCAGCTCCGGCTCGTCACCCATCGCCACATCGACGGAGCGGCGGTGGACCGCACCATTGCCGCCTTCGCGGCGCTCGGCCGCTAG
- a CDS encoding dicarboxylate/amino acid:cation symporter gives MIRPLFRLPLVFQMLLGLVLGLGVGLLWPDFGASLRPIGTAFVEAVKMIVIPVVFAAVTLGLYRMGSELKVLGRVAAISLGYFYLATVISILIGLLLNAAFHPGAGAPLAATGKVPQNLAVSVDWIKFFMDMIPSNIVAAMAEQKILPTLVFAILFGLALASSGKVGEPMVAVLEAVMAAMFKITKWITSLAPIAIFAVMAWLFATQGLATVVALAKLVGVMYLGLAIMVAIFWLMLLAIGEKPLAVTKAVMEPMILAFSTRSSEVTLPLHMEKLRAMGASERIVSVVLPLGYAFNRDGAIMYFALAVTFLAEAYGVTLTWSTLFTIVMVTTIASKGSANVPSGGLVAIAMVLSAIGLPIEALAVIAGVDAFLDMGRTAINVFGNTVAVKLVEKFAGDMAADETQPTAAGLQVQDA, from the coding sequence ATGATCCGGCCGCTGTTCAGATTGCCGCTCGTGTTCCAGATGCTGCTCGGATTGGTGCTGGGCCTCGGCGTCGGCCTGCTCTGGCCGGATTTCGGCGCGAGCCTGCGGCCGATCGGCACCGCCTTCGTCGAGGCGGTGAAGATGATCGTCATTCCCGTGGTGTTCGCAGCCGTCACGCTCGGCCTCTACCGCATGGGGAGCGAGTTGAAGGTCCTGGGGCGCGTCGCCGCGATCAGCCTCGGCTATTTCTACCTCGCCACCGTGATCTCGATCCTGATCGGCCTGCTCCTCAACGCCGCCTTCCATCCCGGCGCCGGCGCCCCGCTGGCCGCGACCGGCAAGGTGCCGCAGAACCTCGCAGTGTCGGTGGACTGGATCAAGTTCTTCATGGACATGATCCCCTCCAACATCGTCGCGGCGATGGCCGAGCAGAAGATTCTCCCGACGCTCGTCTTCGCCATTCTGTTCGGCCTCGCACTCGCCTCTAGCGGCAAGGTCGGCGAGCCCATGGTCGCCGTGCTCGAGGCGGTGATGGCGGCGATGTTCAAGATCACCAAATGGATCACCTCGCTCGCTCCGATCGCCATCTTCGCGGTGATGGCGTGGCTGTTCGCGACGCAAGGCCTCGCCACCGTGGTCGCGCTCGCAAAGCTCGTCGGCGTGATGTATCTCGGCCTTGCGATCATGGTCGCGATCTTCTGGCTGATGCTGCTTGCGATCGGCGAGAAGCCGCTTGCCGTCACCAAGGCGGTGATGGAGCCGATGATCCTGGCCTTCTCCACCCGCTCCTCGGAAGTGACCCTGCCGCTGCACATGGAGAAGCTGCGGGCGATGGGCGCCTCAGAGCGCATCGTCTCGGTGGTGCTGCCGCTCGGCTATGCCTTCAACCGCGACGGCGCCATCATGTATTTTGCCCTCGCCGTCACCTTCCTCGCGGAAGCCTATGGCGTGACGTTGACCTGGTCGACGCTGTTCACCATCGTCATGGTCACGACGATCGCGAGCAAGGGCAGCGCCAACGTCCCCTCCGGCGGGCTCGTCGCCATCGCCATGGTGCTGTCGGCGATCGGGCTGCCGATCGAGGCGCTCGCGGTCATCGCCGGCGTCGACGCCTTCCTCGACATGGGCCGCACCGCGATCAACGTGTTCGGCAACACGGTCGCGGTGAAGCTGGTCGAAAAGTTTGCCGGCGACATGGCCGCCGATGAGACCCAGCCGACGGCGGCCGGCCTGCAAGTGCAGGACGCCTGA
- a CDS encoding GntR family transcriptional regulator: MPTASLDRDRAYALLRDLVVSGEFAPDEPLSERSLSSRLALGRTPIREALKALAKDGLLTIHPMRGTFLRQMSFDDLREIHELRLALEGMAAYLAATRGPTEPLRQCAGELRSIQSRENIDVEEAQQVGWAFHDELFRATGNGRLAQSYDNLRAQSGLALQKMRQYSVERTRQAVSEHLDIYAAIEAHDPDAAQQRMWRHLSSAFEARLTALGAIRTQYPGQGDHHA, from the coding sequence ATGCCCACCGCCTCCCTCGACCGCGACCGCGCCTATGCCCTGCTCCGCGACCTCGTCGTGTCAGGCGAGTTTGCGCCTGACGAACCCCTCTCCGAACGCAGCCTGTCGAGCCGCCTGGCGCTGGGCCGCACCCCGATCCGCGAGGCGCTGAAGGCGCTCGCCAAGGACGGCCTGCTCACCATCCATCCGATGCGCGGCACCTTCCTGCGCCAGATGTCCTTTGACGATCTGCGCGAGATTCATGAATTGCGGCTCGCGCTCGAAGGCATGGCCGCCTATCTCGCCGCGACGCGCGGGCCGACGGAGCCGCTGCGCCAATGCGCCGGGGAGCTGCGCAGCATTCAGTCGCGCGAAAACATCGATGTCGAGGAGGCGCAGCAGGTCGGCTGGGCCTTCCACGACGAACTCTTTCGCGCGACCGGCAATGGCCGGCTGGCGCAGTCCTACGACAATCTGCGCGCGCAGAGCGGCCTCGCCCTCCAGAAGATGCGGCAATACAGCGTCGAGCGCACGCGCCAGGCCGTCAGCGAGCATCTCGACATCTACGCGGCCATCGAAGCGCACGATCCTGACGCCGCGCAGCAGCGCATGTGGCGGCATCTGTCGTCCGCATTCGAGGCCCGCCTCACCGCGCTGGGCGCGATCCGCACGCAATATCCGGGACAAGGAGACCACCACGCATGA
- a CDS encoding tautomerase family protein, producing the protein MPFANIKIPQAALSRTQKAEIVHRLTALFVDYFGEAARPHTMVLIEEVPDGGYGRADEVFVVPDAWRARDAVTPASG; encoded by the coding sequence ATGCCTTTCGCCAACATCAAGATTCCGCAAGCCGCGCTGTCTCGCACCCAGAAGGCGGAGATCGTGCATCGCCTCACCGCGCTGTTCGTCGACTATTTCGGCGAAGCGGCGCGGCCGCACACGATGGTGCTGATCGAGGAAGTCCCCGACGGCGGCTACGGCCGCGCCGACGAGGTGTTCGTCGTTCCCGACGCCTGGCGCGCCCGCGACGCCGTCACGCCAGCTTCAGGCTGA
- a CDS encoding SDR family oxidoreductase has translation MTHQHQRAAIVTGGSRGIGAAIARRLAQGGIAVAINYASGRAAADALVAEIEAAGGRAIAVQADLADSATPSRLFDAAERAFGGVDILVNNAGIIELGPLAEVTDEAFARQTSINLGSVFRSLREAARRLRDGGRIVSFSSSVVGLYQPGYGVYAATKAAVETMTHILAKELGSRRITVNAVAPGPVETRLFLEGKSEQQVRAIAAMNPFGRLGQPDDIAGIVAFLTGRDGGWINGQVIRANGGVV, from the coding sequence ATGACCCACCAACATCAGCGCGCCGCCATCGTGACCGGCGGCTCCCGCGGCATCGGCGCAGCGATCGCCCGCCGGCTGGCGCAGGGCGGGATTGCGGTCGCGATCAACTATGCGAGCGGCCGCGCGGCTGCCGATGCGCTCGTCGCCGAGATCGAGGCCGCCGGCGGGCGCGCCATCGCCGTGCAGGCCGACCTCGCCGATTCGGCAACCCCTTCGCGGCTGTTCGATGCGGCCGAGCGCGCCTTCGGCGGCGTCGACATCCTCGTCAACAATGCCGGCATCATCGAGCTCGGGCCGCTCGCCGAGGTGACCGATGAAGCGTTCGCGCGGCAAACGTCGATCAATCTCGGAAGCGTGTTCCGGTCCTTGCGCGAGGCGGCGCGGCGGCTTCGCGACGGCGGCCGCATCGTCAGCTTCTCCTCCAGCGTGGTCGGTCTCTACCAGCCCGGCTACGGCGTCTACGCCGCGACCAAGGCCGCGGTCGAAACCATGACGCACATCCTCGCCAAGGAGCTCGGCAGCCGGCGCATCACCGTCAACGCGGTGGCGCCCGGGCCGGTCGAGACCCGGCTGTTCCTCGAAGGCAAGAGCGAGCAGCAGGTGCGCGCCATTGCCGCCATGAACCCGTTCGGCCGCCTCGGCCAGCCCGACGACATCGCAGGAATCGTCGCCTTCCTCACCGGTCGCGATGGCGGCTGGATCAACGGCCAGGTCATCCGCGCCAATGGCGGCGTGGTCTGA
- a CDS encoding LysR family transcriptional regulator, with protein sequence MDRFDAMRLFVRLVERQSFTAAAADLGIPRSTASEVLRGLESRLGARLLDRTTRHVTPTLDGEDYYRRCVAILAEVEEAETAMRDARPRGLLRIDAHPLLTRTFILPHLPAFLARYPQLDLQIGQGDRLVDLVREGIDCVIRSGEPEDSGMILRRLGTIAEITVASPAYLASHGVPRAPDTLDGHQMVAFVSSRTGDVLPLEFSVPGALHHVVLPSRVRVNNSDTMADLARLGFGLAQAPRYRFADDLASGALVEVLADYPPSPTPLSALYLQNRQPALRLRVFLDWISGIFAEAKL encoded by the coding sequence ATGGACCGATTTGACGCCATGCGTCTGTTCGTTCGCCTCGTCGAGCGGCAGAGTTTTACGGCTGCGGCCGCCGATCTCGGCATTCCCCGCTCGACGGCGAGCGAGGTCTTGCGCGGCCTGGAGTCGCGCTTGGGCGCGCGCCTGCTCGACCGCACGACGCGGCATGTCACGCCGACGCTCGACGGCGAGGACTACTACCGCCGCTGCGTCGCGATCCTGGCCGAGGTCGAGGAAGCGGAAACTGCGATGCGCGATGCGCGGCCGCGCGGCCTGCTCCGCATCGACGCCCATCCCTTGCTGACCCGCACCTTCATCCTGCCGCACCTGCCGGCATTCCTGGCGCGCTATCCGCAGCTCGACTTGCAGATCGGGCAGGGCGACCGCCTGGTCGATCTCGTGCGTGAAGGCATCGATTGCGTGATCCGGTCGGGCGAGCCGGAGGACAGCGGGATGATCCTGCGCCGCCTCGGCACGATCGCCGAGATCACGGTGGCGAGCCCGGCCTATCTCGCCAGCCACGGCGTGCCTAGGGCGCCTGATACGCTCGACGGCCATCAGATGGTCGCCTTCGTCTCCTCGCGCACCGGCGATGTGCTGCCGCTGGAATTTTCGGTTCCCGGCGCGCTGCATCACGTCGTGCTGCCGAGCCGGGTTCGGGTCAACAATTCCGACACCATGGCCGATCTCGCACGGCTCGGCTTCGGCCTCGCCCAGGCCCCCCGCTATCGCTTCGCGGATGATCTCGCCAGCGGCGCGCTGGTCGAGGTGCTCGCCGACTATCCGCCGTCACCGACGCCGCTCTCCGCGCTGTACCTGCAAAACCGCCAGCCCGCGCTGCGCCTGCGCGTCTTCCTCGACTGGATATCGGGCATTTTTGCCGAGGCGAAGCTTTGA